In the Oncorhynchus keta strain PuntledgeMale-10-30-2019 chromosome 14, Oket_V2, whole genome shotgun sequence genome, one interval contains:
- the LOC118380279 gene encoding cyclin-O, with translation MDKMVSFSQTGETSNRMCKRRKMNSGSQSPSRENVSPHGDQSEETSCTPERRPRAERVRKQNIISKLSDSGFEEDFLSPTRTPSPVRRNRCPVTVEDALTPGNSNNRLLFNWYQHYGEIGYQIQKLKEPQFHPVNCLSRQPQVTAESRCKLVSWLIPVHRYLRLSFECYSLAVNIMDRFLFSTPVAADCFQLLGVTALLLACKQVEVFSPRISQLLSLCCDAFSREQLCNLECLILLRLNFRLAAPTIAFFLDFYTNHSLAGRHMGGDGVSNVSHRLPEDKEEEVKRRKRVSRLALRVCELTLADYAFNKYTPSLTARCALALANQLLRTSQGLEEPANQLLRISPEEEPMDQSLTAELTYGHASLQEDHSLSDPAHSENDHSHPTLSETINHACIDNDSSLSVVGHLLSVNDSTQSTDDPSPSGNTSTLVEGDQTHAPLAQDCREGEQTHAPLAQECREGDQSHAPLTHECRERDQTHAPLTHECREGDQTHAPLTHECREGDQTHALSQECLDNLRLLVSLNKDALQAMITL, from the exons ATGGATAAAATGGTGTCATTTTCGCAAACTGGCGAAACCTCGAACAGAATGTGCAAACGGAGGAAAATGAACAGCGGTTCTCAATCTCCATCAAGGGAGAATGTATCCCCACACGGAGACCAAAGCGAGGAGACTTCGTGCACCCCTGAGCGGAGACCGCGGGCGGAGAGGGTCAGAAAGCAAAACATAATTTCTAAACTGTCAGACTCTGGTTTCGAAGAGGACTTTCTATCTCCGACCCGGACCCCATCGCCGGTTCGGAGAAATCGGTGTCCGGTAACAGTTGAAGACGCACTGACACCAGGGAATTCCAACAACAGACTGTTGTTTAATTGGTATCAACACTACGGCGAGATTGGTTATCAGATACAGAAACTCAAAGAGCCGCAGTTTCACCCAGTCAACTGTTTGTCTCGACAACCGCAG GTGACAGCCGAGTCACGGTGTAAGCTCGTCAGCTGGCTCATCCCCGTACACAGATACCTACGTCTGTCCTTTGAGTGTTACAGCCTGGCGGTCAACATCATGGATCGCTTCCTGTTTTCCACCCCCGTGGCTGCTGACTGCTTCCAGCTACTGGGGGTCACCGCCCTGCTGCTCGCCTGTAAACAG GTGGAGGTGTTTTCTCCTCGGATCAGCCagctcctgtctctgtgttgtgatGCGTTCTCCAGAGAACAGCTGTGTAACCTGGAATGTCTCATCCTGCTCCGCCTCAACTTCCGCCTGGCTGCACCAACCATAGCCTTCTTCCTGGACTTCTACACCAATCACAGCCTGGCTGGCCGGCATATGGGCGGGGACGGAGTCAGCAACGTTAGCCATAGGCTGCCTGAGGATAAGGAGGAGGAagtgaagaggagaaagagggtcaGCAGATTGGCTCTTAGGGTGTGTGAGCTCACTCTGGCCGACTACGCCTTCAATAAGTACACACCATCCCTGACCGCCCGCTGTGCTCTGGCTCTGGCCAATCAACTGCTGAGAACCAGCCAGGGCCTAGAGGAGCCAGCCAATCAGCTGCTGAGGATCAGCCCTGAGGAAGAGCCAATGGACCAATCCCTGACAGCCGAGCTCACATATGGCCACGCCTCCTTGCAAGAGGACCATTCTCTGAGTGATCCTGCCCACTCAGAGAATGACCATTCCCACCCAACCTTATCTGAGACTATTAATCACGCCTGTATTGACAATGATTCCTCTCTTTCAGTTGTTGGTCACCTCCTATCTGTGAATGACTCCACCCAGTCAACGGATGACCCTTCTCCATCTGGGAACACGTCTACCCTGGTTGAGGGAGACCAGACTCATGCTCCTCTGGCCCAGGATtgtagagagggagaacagactcaTGCTCCTCTGGCCCAGGAGTGTAGAGAGGGAGACCAGAGTCATGCTCCTCTGACCcatgagtgtagagagagagaccagactcaTGCTCCTCTGACCCATGAGTGTAGAGAGGGAGACCAGACTCATGCTCCTCTAACCCATGAGTGTAGAGAGGGAGACCAGACTCATGCTCTCTCCCAAGAGTGTTTAGACAACCTAAGATTGTTGGTGTCACTCAACAAGGATGCACTGCAGGCCATGATAACTCTGTGA